Below is a window of Salinibacter grassmerensis DNA.
CCGCGCAGGGACGTCCGAGAACACCCCCGCGTACTGGGCCGGCTTCACGCCCACCCCGGACGAGTTCCACCAACTGCGGGCGCGCTTCGCGCAGCACTCCACCGATGCCCTCCTGATGCCGGTGGGCAGCCGCCCCGCCGGGCACGGCCCCGACGGGGGTGGGCCGCTCGTCTACGATGTGGACGGCAACGTGGCCGAGTGGGCCCGTGCCGACGACGGCCTTCAGGCCCAAAACGCCTCGGCACTCACCCTGACGGGTCCGAGGGCCGACGCCGCCCCAACGCCCCCACGCCGCGTGACGGGCGTCCGGGTCGTGCTCGACCGATAGGCTCCCCGCTGAACTGAACGAATAGCGCCCGTCACGTCACGGCATCTTCAACCGGGAGTGGGCCGGGTCCGGGATCCTTCGCGAGCCGAGCGGGTGTGATACATTCCGCTTTGTGACAAAGTGGCAGGAAGAGTGTTGTAGAGCCTGCCGACAGCCCCGCATCGCTGTTTCGTGCTGGATTCCCTCCGCTCCCATGGACCGCACCTCCATTCAGGAACGCTTCGGCATCGTCGGCGAGTCCGACGTCATCAAGAACGTGATCGACCAGGCCCGGCAGGTGGCCGACACGGACATCACCGTGCTCCTGCAGGGCGAGAGCGGCGTCGGCAAGGAGCTCATCTCTCAGGTGCTGCACGAGCTCTCGATGCGCCGCCACGAGAAGATGGTGGTGGTCAACTGCGGGGCCATTCCGGAGGGCCTCATCGAGAGCGAACTGTTCGGTGCCGAAAAGGGAGCCTACACCGGAGCCGTCGAGGAGCGTGTCGGCTACTTCGAGGAGGCGGACGACAGCACCATCTTTCTCGACGAGATCGGCGAGATGCCCATGGAGGCACAGGTACGCCTCCTCCGTGTGCTCGAGACCGGCCAGTTTACCCGCGTCGGCGCGTCTCAGCAGCAGCAGGTCGATGTCCGCATCGTGGCGGCGACGAACAAGGACCTCGCCGAGGAGGTGCAGAAGGGCAATTTCCGCAAGGACCTGTACTACCGCCTGAGCACGGTCCTCATCGACATTCCGCCGCTGCGGGAGCGTCCGGACGACATCCTGCCCATCTTTGATACGTTCCTCCACGAGTTCTCGCAGGAGTACAGCTCGTCCCGCAAGCGGCTCACGGAGGACGCGGAGGAGCTCCTCGAGTCGTACCGCTGGCCGGGCAATGTGCGCGAGCTCCGAAACATCGCCGAGCAGGTGGCGGTCCTGATGCGCACGAATGAAGTGTCGGCCGACGACCTGCGCCCCCTTCTCCGCGACCTCGGGCAGGCCTCGACCTCGACGGGCCTGATGCGGGTGGAGCCCGATCCCCAAGAGCCGGACGCGGGCGTCGGCACCGAAGACGATCTTCGCCAGCGTGAGTTGCTGTACCGCGCCATTCTGGAGATGCGCATGGACATGCGCAACCTGAAAGAGCGGATCGACTCCCTCATGTCGAACGTGGGCGTCGTGGTGCCCCGCGAGGTGGCCGAGCGCGGGGACTTCCCAAGCGACTACGACGACTTCGTGGTCGTGAACAGCGAGGACGGCCCCGCGACCTCCCGCCCTCACCGCGAGCGCGAGCAGCGGGGCGGGGGCAAGGTCGACTCCATGATGCGGGACGTCATCTACGAGGTGGAGGAGAGTGGCCCCGCCCGGCCTACGAGGCCCCGCCCGGATCGCCCCTCGGCGCCTGAGCCGGGGTCGCCGCCCTCCGCGGAGCCCGAGGCCGAAATTGAGGCGGACCCGGCCAAGGACCCGGATCAGGAGACGGCGGACGAACTGCCCACGCTCGAGGAGTCCGAAAAACAGCTCATTAGCCGCGCCCTCAGGCGGTTTGATGGCAACCGCCGCAAAACGGCCGACGCGCTCGGCATTAGCGAACGCACCCTCTACCGCAAGCTCAAAGACATCGACGAAGACCTGTAGGGGCGCGGGGAGACAGGGAGTCTGTGCCGTACACTGCGCGCTGCCACGACGGAATTCTCAGACGAAGAGACGTGCTCGGCGGTGGACCAGGTTCGACACTTCTCCCGGTCACGGTGTGCGCACACGCTGTCGAAGCGTGACGTCGGCGCCGCTCCACCGGTTCCTTTCGGCTCAGGCCGGGAGGCGCTGGGAGCGCAGCGGAGGAGACAGGTGCTGCGAGTCGGGCGTGCCTGCCGATGTGGGGACCTCGACGGGAAGGATGCGAGGGGGCTCGATGAGCAGTACGACCAAGTGCCCGGTCGGCTGGTGCAGATGCGCCCGAACACTGACGACTGGATTCTCCGAACGTAGCCGATAGCCTCATGCCCTCCCCTCCTCCTACGTCGCCGCGTCGCCACGCCCCCGGCTCGCCGCACCTCTCTCGCATGGGCACTCGGCCCCTCCTGTGCGCTCTGTTGCTTCTCTTCGGGGCGGGCAGCCTCTCCGGCTGCACCGTCTACAGCTTCAGCGGCGCCAGCATCCCGTCCAACCTCGAGACCATCTCGGTTCCGATCGCCCAGGACAACACCTCCAGCCCCGTCAACCGGCTCGGCGCCGACTTGACGGACCTCCTCACCGACCGGTTCGTCGACCGCACAAGTCTCTCCCTGACGACCGACAACGCCGGCGCCGATGCGTTTCTGACCGCCCGCATCCAGCGCTACACGAACGAGCCCACCGGCGTCAGCGGCGATGAGCGCGCCACGACGAACCAGGTCACCATCCGGGTGCAGGTGCGCTACGTCGACCAGACGAAGGACGAGGAGCTCCTGAGCCAGACGTTCAGCGGCTCCGCCAACTACAATCCCGTCGAGGCGGGCCTCGACGGGGAGCGGCAGGCCATCCAGAATGCGCTCGAAAACGTGGCCGACGACATCTTTAGCACGGCGACCTCGAACTGGTAGTCCGCTATTCTTCGTCGAAAAGCCCCGGGATCTCGACCCGGCGGACCCCGTCGGCGTCGCCTACCACCATCTGGCCGCTGCCCCGCATCTGCGCCCCGCCAAACTCACCGTCTTTCCGAAGCGCGTAGAACCGGACGCCGAAGTTCGGCTCGTCCCGTGCATTGAGGAGTCGAGGGACCTGGGTGTTCTCCGCGATGCGGCGACAGGCAAACAGGCACGCCTCCTTGGGCGTGTCGCCGGCCCGCATCCGCTCCACGATGAGGTAGCTCGACAGGTTTTTGAGGTTGGCCTCCCCGCGTCCCGTAGAGCCCGCTGCGCCCACGTCGTTGTCGGCGTAGAGGCCCGCCCCCACGACCGAGGTGTCCGCCACCCGGCCCGGAATCTTGTAGAACAGCCCGCTGGTGGTCGTGACGGAGCCGATGTTGCCGTTGGGGGCGAGGGCCGAGCAGTGGATGGTGCCGTAGTGTCGCTGCACCTCGCGCACCTTTGCCCCGAGTGCCGGGTCCTTCAGGCTGTCGGGCGGCAGGTAGTTGTCCTCCTGCGACAGGTTCTCCTTCCATTCCACCCAGATCCTGCGGGCCTGCTCAGTGAGAAGGTCCTGCGTCTCGACCCCGTGCATCTTGGCAAACTCCTTCGCGCCCGCCCCCACCAGTCGGACGTGGTCGGTCCGCTCCATGACCAGGCGCGCCACCTGTGAGGGCACCGGAATGTCTTCGAGGACCGCCACCGCCCCGGCCCGGTGCGTCTTTCCCTCCACCACCCCCGCCTCCAGCTGCACGGTCCCCTCGGCGTTCGGGATGCCGCCGTACCCCACCGTGATGTCGTCGGGGTCGCGCTCGACAATGTTCACCCCTTCAATCACGGCGTCCAGTGCCTCCCCCTCCTCGGCCATCACCGCCAGGGCTCGCTCGGCAGCTGGCGCGCCGTTGTCGCTCGCCACCACCAGCGGGCCGCCGTTGGCCCCGGCGTCGAACGACGGCGATTCTCCCGACGCAACCTGCGGCAGGGCGGCCGCCCCGGCGCCGGCCAGCGCCGCGCGTTTTAGAAAGGTGCGACGGGACGAAGACGGGGAGGAGGCGTCGTCGGACATACGTTCGCGGACGTGACATTGGGGGGAGGCCATGCATCCGCAGAAGGTAACAAGGAACGCTGAGAAGCAAAACCATGCGCCCCCCGGCGCTCTACACAACTCAGTACATCGCCGACGAGCGGGCGTCGTGGCGCCGGGCGTACGCCACCATCGCCGAGGCATAGTCCGGCAGGAAGGGACAGGCGATTCCCGTTCCGTCGAGAGCCGCCCGCGTGCTCGACGCGTCGTACCGGGACGAGTGGTCGAAGTAATCGATGAGCTCCGGCGCAATGCCGAGCGCCCGTCCCACGCCCGTCCTCATCATTGCCCGCGCCAGGTCGGGGGGCACCGGCACGTACGCCACTCGCTTGTCCAGCAGGTCGGCGAGCAGCTCCATGAGGGCCTGGGCCGTGAGCGGGCGCGGGTCGGTGAGGTGGAAGACCGTGCCCTCGTGCCCGTCCGCCCCCAGAAGGTGGCCCATCGCGTCGACCACGAAGTCGACCGGCACCAGGTTCACCGGCTCGGTTCCCGAGCCTACGCGGGTCATGAGCGTGTACCGCGGCAGCCGGCGCAGCGCATTCAGCACGAAGTATACCCCATCGAACTTGTCCGTCTCGCCCGTCTTGGAATCGCCCACTACGATGCTCGGGCGGAAGACGAGGGTCGGGATTTCGTCCATGCGGTCCTGCACCAGCACCTCGGCGTGGTATTTCGTCTCCTCGTAGAAATTCTTGAACCCGGCATCGTGGACGAGCTCGTCCTCATAGACCGTGCCTGTTCGCTCGCCCGAGACATAGGCGGAGCTGACGTACCCGAAGCGCTCTAGATTGGGACTCCGGGCGAGCAGATCAAGCACGTGCCGCGTGCCCTCCACGTTGACCTGCCAGCCGACCGGTCGGGGAATCGTGAGGTCGTACACGGCGGCGAGGTGCACCGCCCGCGTGATCTGCTCGGCCACCGCATCGTAGCGCCCCTCAAGGCCCAGGTCCGGCTCCGTGATGTCGCCGGGCAGCACCGTCGCCCGGTCGGCCAGCCCCAGGTCGGCGAGCAGCGTGTGCGTGCGCCCCTCGAACTTGGGCTGGACGAGCAACAGGAACGAGGCCCCGGGCTCCGCCGCGGCGAGGCGGCGCAGGAGGCGCGTGCCGAGGAAGCCGGGGACGCCGGTAAGAAAAAACATACGTTCGGAATCGACGGTGGACGGAACTGCGAATGGGAAGCCCTGCGACAGTCGAGGGGGGAGGCGCCCCCTGATGCTCTGGACTACACGCCCGCTGCCACTTTTCCGAACGGCTTTTTCCCGAACGGCGACGGCGGGCTTTCCCAATTCCCCACAAAGGGAGGATCCATCCCGTTGTCCCCTCATACTCACCACCGAATCCATATTTCCCCGTGCTCCCACGCTCCAGTCCCCTATGCCCGACACGCTTCCGCAGCCCCCCGAGGTCGACCGGGATCTCGCCCTCGGCCACGGCCTCACCGACGACGAGTACGACGAGATCCTCGACCGGCTCGGGCGCACGCCCACCTTCACGGAGCTGGGGATCTACTCGGTGATGTGGAGCGAGCACTGCTCCTACAAGAACTCGACCGCCCTGCTCAAGACCCTCCCCACAGAGGGCGAGCAGCTGCTGGCGGAGGTGGGGGAGGAGAACGCGGGCCTCGTGGACGTGGGCGACGGGAAGGCCGTGGCATTCAAGATCGAGTCGCACAACCATCCCTCCGCCGTGGAGCCGTACGAGGGCGCGGCCACCGGCGTGGGCGGCATCCACCGCGACATCTTCACGATGGGCGCCCGGCCCATTTGCGCGCTCGACTCTCTGCGGTTCGGGTCGCTGGAGGAGTCGCGCGTCCGCTACCTGTTCGACGGCGTGGTGCGGGGCATCGGCGACTACGGCAACTCCTTCGGCGTGCCCACCGTGGGCGGTGAGGTCTACTTCGAGGACGCCTACGAGGGCAACCCGCTCGTCAACGCGATGAGCGTAGGCGTGGTGGACACCGACCGGACCGCGCGCGCCGCAGCCGAGACGCCGGGCCATCACGTGGTGCTCGTCGGCGCCGACACCGGGCGCGACGGCATCCACGGAGCCACCTTCGCCTCCGCCGAGATCGACGAGGACAGTGAGGAGGACCGCCCCAGCGTGCAGGTGGGCGACCCGTTCACCGAGAAGCTGCTCCTGGAGGCCACGCTCGAAGCCATCCGCGAGGGCGTCGTGGGCGGCATTCAGGACATGGGTGCCGCGGGCATCACGAGCTCGGCCTTCGAAATGTCCGCGTCGGGCGGCACGGGGATGGACCTACACCTCGACCGCGTGCCGACCCGCGAGACGGGCATGACGCCCTACGAGATCATGCTGTCGGAGAGCCAGGAGCGGATGCTCGTGGTCTGTGAGCCGGGCGACGAGGAGGCCCTCGCGGAGATCTACGGAAAGTGGGACCTGAATGCCCAGCACATCGGCACGGTCACCGACACGGGCCGGGTCCGGGCCTACTGGGACGACGACGAGGTCGCTACGCTCGATCCGGCCCACGTGGCGGGAGACGATGTGCCCGTCTACGAGCGCGACACCGAGCGCCCCACCTACCTGGAGGACACGCGCGCGTTCACTACGGAGGACGTGCCGGACCTCGCCCCCTCCGACGTGGAGGATGCCCTCACGACGCTCCTCGGCAGCCCCAATATTGCCTCGAAGCGCTGGGTCCACGAACAGTACGACACGATGGTCCGCACAAACACGGTCGTGGGCCCCGGGGCCAGCGACGCCGCGGTGGTGCGCCTGAAGGGCACCGGCAAGGGCCTCGCCGTAAAGACGGACTGCAACGGCCGCTACGTCTACCTCAACCCCCGGCGCGGTGCCCAGATTGCGGTCGCTGAGGCGGCGCGCAACGTCACCTGCGCCGGCGGCACGCCCGTGGCCCTCACCAACTGCTGCAACTTTGGCAACCCGCACGACCCGGAGGCCTACTGGACCTTCGCGGAGGCCATCGAGGGGATGGGCGACGCCGGCCGGGCCCTCGGCACCCCGGTAACGGGCGGCAACGTGTCGCTCTACAACGAGCACCCCGAGGGCGCCATCTTCCCCACCCCCACCATTGGCATGCTCGGCGTGGTGGACGACATCGACACCCAGCCCACCGCGGCGGCGCTGCAGAACGAAGGCGACGCGCTATTCCTGCTCACCCCGAGTGACTGGCGTCACCCCGAACGGACCGGCGGCACCGAATACCTGTCGACGGTCCACGACCGCACCGCCGGCGACGCCCCGCATCTCGACCTGGACGAGGAGGTGGCCGTGCAGTCCGCCACGCAGGCGCTCATCCGGGATGGAATCGTTCAGCACGCCCATGACGTATCCGACGGGGGACTGGCCGTGTGCCTGGCCGAGTCCGTAATCCACAGCGACGGGCTTGGGCTGGAGGCAGGACTCCCGGCGGCCGACCGCCTCGACGCGGCCCTCTTTGGGGAGGCGCAGTCGCGCGTGGTGGTCTCCGTGCAGCCGGACAACACCCCCGCCCTCGACACCATCCTCGCGGACCACGACGGCGTGCAGGCCCACCGCCTCGGGGCCGTCACGACGGGGGACCTTCGCCTCAGCATGGGGGACGAGACGATACTCAGCAGCTCTCCCGAGGTCCTGGCCAATCCCTATGAGGAAGCCATTCCTGACGCTGTGACGTAGCCCCGTCGAGATTGCATGCCATCGCCCTGTCAGTTGGACACGACCTCGAAGCAATTGCTGCGCATCCTGTAACGCAACAGGGAAGCGCCCCGTCATAGCCTTCCCTGACCGATGTGGCACCCTCTTTGTGCTAACACACACTGACTGCGTTGACGCCAGCCCGCGGCGAGAAACTGCTAGGGGGCGCCGACGGTATAGTAGAGAGTGCGTTAGAACGTTCGCCTTCTTCCCCACAGCAACGACCATTCCCATTATGGCCGAGAGTGCCAATGTTATCACGCTGACCGACGACAACTTTGAGGACGAAGTCTTAGACGCCGACCAGCCGGTGCTCGTGGACTTTTGGGCCACCTGGTGCGGGCCCTGCCGCCAGATCGCTCCGATCGTTGAGGAGCTGGCCGACGAGTACGAGGGCCAGGCCAAGATCGGCAAGGTCGACGTCGACGAAAACCCGGAAACCGCGCAGGAGTACGGCGTGCGGTCCATCCCGACCCTCCTGTTCTTCAAGGATGGAGAGGCAGAGGAGCAGGTCGTCGGCGCCGCCGGCAAGCAGCCCCTGAAGGAGAACCTGGAGGCGCTCGTCGGCCAACCGGCATAACGTCGCGCCAGGCGTAATTCCACGCCAGGCGCAGATCCGTCTGGACGAGGCGTCGCCCCGAACGGATCGTCACTTCGAATGGCAGGCGGCACGCGCCGAACCGACTCTCCCCGGCGTCCCCCGGGATTTCTCGGCGCGTGCCTGCACCATTCGCCCGCTTAGCTTCGACACTCAGCAACACCCTTATGCACCAGAACGGAGCCCTCTCAAACGGACATCAGCATCCGGACCTTGCGGCCTTCGAGGACGTCGACTTTTCGGAGGCGGAGACGCGGGACGTAGTCGTGATTGGAACCGGTCCGGCTGGCTGGACGGCGGCCCTCTACACGGCGCGGGCCGACCTGAACCCACTCATCTTCATGGGCCCGGAGCCGGGCGGCCAGCTCACCACGACGACCGACGTGGAGAACTACCCGGGCTTCCCCGAGGGACTCATGGGCCCGGAGATGATGGACCGCTTTCAAGACCAGGCCGAACGGTTTGGCACCGAATCCCGCTACGGAACCGTCACGCACGTTGATTTTCGGGAGCGTCCGTTCCGGCTCCTGATCGACGGAGAGACCCCAGTGTACGCCCAGACCGCCATTCTCTCGACCGGTGCATCGGCCCGGTACTTGGGGCTGGAGAACGAGCAGCGCCTCATCGGGAAGGGCGTGAGCGCCTGCGCGACCTGCGACGGCTCGTTCTTCCGCGGAGAGACGGTGGCCGTGGTCGGCGGTGGCGACAGCGCAATGGAGGAGTCCACCTTCCTCACCAAGTTTGCGGAGAAGGTATACGTCCTCCACCGCCGCGACGAGCTGCGGGCCTCGGAGATCATGCAGCAGCGGGCCTTCGACAACGACAAGATCGAGTTCGTCTGGAATACGGAGGTTGTCGATGTGCTCGGCGAAAACGCGGTCGAGGGCATTGAGGTGATCAACAACGAGACCGGCGAAATGCGCGTCATGGACGACGTGACCGGCTTCTTCCTCGCCATTGGCCACACGCCCAATACCGGGCCGTTCAACGGCTGGGTGGAGATGAACGAAAACGGATACATCCAGACCGAGGGCGCGTCCACTTACACGAATGTGCCGGGCGTCTTTGCCTGTGGCGACGCGCAGGATAACACGTATCGGCAGGCCGTGACGGCCGCCGGGACCGGCTGCAAG
It encodes the following:
- a CDS encoding SDR family oxidoreductase; amino-acid sequence: MFFLTGVPGFLGTRLLRRLAAAEPGASFLLLVQPKFEGRTHTLLADLGLADRATVLPGDITEPDLGLEGRYDAVAEQITRAVHLAAVYDLTIPRPVGWQVNVEGTRHVLDLLARSPNLERFGYVSSAYVSGERTGTVYEDELVHDAGFKNFYEETKYHAEVLVQDRMDEIPTLVFRPSIVVGDSKTGETDKFDGVYFVLNALRRLPRYTLMTRVGSGTEPVNLVPVDFVVDAMGHLLGADGHEGTVFHLTDPRPLTAQALMELLADLLDKRVAYVPVPPDLARAMMRTGVGRALGIAPELIDYFDHSSRYDASSTRAALDGTGIACPFLPDYASAMVAYARRHDARSSAMY
- the trxA gene encoding thioredoxin — translated: MAESANVITLTDDNFEDEVLDADQPVLVDFWATWCGPCRQIAPIVEELADEYEGQAKIGKVDVDENPETAQEYGVRSIPTLLFFKDGEAEEQVVGAAGKQPLKENLEALVGQPA
- a CDS encoding sigma-54 interaction domain-containing protein translates to MDRTSIQERFGIVGESDVIKNVIDQARQVADTDITVLLQGESGVGKELISQVLHELSMRRHEKMVVVNCGAIPEGLIESELFGAEKGAYTGAVEERVGYFEEADDSTIFLDEIGEMPMEAQVRLLRVLETGQFTRVGASQQQQVDVRIVAATNKDLAEEVQKGNFRKDLYYRLSTVLIDIPPLRERPDDILPIFDTFLHEFSQEYSSSRKRLTEDAEELLESYRWPGNVRELRNIAEQVAVLMRTNEVSADDLRPLLRDLGQASTSTGLMRVEPDPQEPDAGVGTEDDLRQRELLYRAILEMRMDMRNLKERIDSLMSNVGVVVPREVAERGDFPSDYDDFVVVNSEDGPATSRPHREREQRGGGKVDSMMRDVIYEVEESGPARPTRPRPDRPSAPEPGSPPSAEPEAEIEADPAKDPDQETADELPTLEESEKQLISRALRRFDGNRRKTADALGISERTLYRKLKDIDEDL
- the trxB gene encoding thioredoxin-disulfide reductase, with product MPAPFARLASTLSNTLMHQNGALSNGHQHPDLAAFEDVDFSEAETRDVVVIGTGPAGWTAALYTARADLNPLIFMGPEPGGQLTTTTDVENYPGFPEGLMGPEMMDRFQDQAERFGTESRYGTVTHVDFRERPFRLLIDGETPVYAQTAILSTGASARYLGLENEQRLIGKGVSACATCDGSFFRGETVAVVGGGDSAMEESTFLTKFAEKVYVLHRRDELRASEIMQQRAFDNDKIEFVWNTEVVDVLGENAVEGIEVINNETGEMRVMDDVTGFFLAIGHTPNTGPFNGWVEMNENGYIQTEGASTYTNVPGVFACGDAQDNTYRQAVTAAGTGCKAAIDAERWLSEHGAAEAQRPDAERQPVEA
- a CDS encoding N(4)-(beta-N-acetylglucosaminyl)-L-asparaginase, producing the protein MSDDASSPSSSRRTFLKRAALAGAGAAALPQVASGESPSFDAGANGGPLVVASDNGAPAAERALAVMAEEGEALDAVIEGVNIVERDPDDITVGYGGIPNAEGTVQLEAGVVEGKTHRAGAVAVLEDIPVPSQVARLVMERTDHVRLVGAGAKEFAKMHGVETQDLLTEQARRIWVEWKENLSQEDNYLPPDSLKDPALGAKVREVQRHYGTIHCSALAPNGNIGSVTTTSGLFYKIPGRVADTSVVGAGLYADNDVGAAGSTGRGEANLKNLSSYLIVERMRAGDTPKEACLFACRRIAENTQVPRLLNARDEPNFGVRFYALRKDGEFGGAQMRGSGQMVVGDADGVRRVEIPGLFDEE
- a CDS encoding LptE family protein, which gives rise to MPSPPPTSPRRHAPGSPHLSRMGTRPLLCALLLLFGAGSLSGCTVYSFSGASIPSNLETISVPIAQDNTSSPVNRLGADLTDLLTDRFVDRTSLSLTTDNAGADAFLTARIQRYTNEPTGVSGDERATTNQVTIRVQVRYVDQTKDEELLSQTFSGSANYNPVEAGLDGERQAIQNALENVADDIFSTATSNW
- the purL gene encoding phosphoribosylformylglycinamidine synthase subunit PurL produces the protein MPDTLPQPPEVDRDLALGHGLTDDEYDEILDRLGRTPTFTELGIYSVMWSEHCSYKNSTALLKTLPTEGEQLLAEVGEENAGLVDVGDGKAVAFKIESHNHPSAVEPYEGAATGVGGIHRDIFTMGARPICALDSLRFGSLEESRVRYLFDGVVRGIGDYGNSFGVPTVGGEVYFEDAYEGNPLVNAMSVGVVDTDRTARAAAETPGHHVVLVGADTGRDGIHGATFASAEIDEDSEEDRPSVQVGDPFTEKLLLEATLEAIREGVVGGIQDMGAAGITSSAFEMSASGGTGMDLHLDRVPTRETGMTPYEIMLSESQERMLVVCEPGDEEALAEIYGKWDLNAQHIGTVTDTGRVRAYWDDDEVATLDPAHVAGDDVPVYERDTERPTYLEDTRAFTTEDVPDLAPSDVEDALTTLLGSPNIASKRWVHEQYDTMVRTNTVVGPGASDAAVVRLKGTGKGLAVKTDCNGRYVYLNPRRGAQIAVAEAARNVTCAGGTPVALTNCCNFGNPHDPEAYWTFAEAIEGMGDAGRALGTPVTGGNVSLYNEHPEGAIFPTPTIGMLGVVDDIDTQPTAAALQNEGDALFLLTPSDWRHPERTGGTEYLSTVHDRTAGDAPHLDLDEEVAVQSATQALIRDGIVQHAHDVSDGGLAVCLAESVIHSDGLGLEAGLPAADRLDAALFGEAQSRVVVSVQPDNTPALDTILADHDGVQAHRLGAVTTGDLRLSMGDETILSSSPEVLANPYEEAIPDAVT